From the Thermodesulforhabdaceae bacterium genome, one window contains:
- a CDS encoding PD-(D/E)XK nuclease domain-containing protein has product DVTSTGRIDMTVFYGDRVYIMEFKVVELEGEEKAISQLKEKRYWDKYANGSRMVYLLGIEFSRESRNIVGFDVEEVR; this is encoded by the coding sequence GGACGTAACGAGCACAGGAAGAATAGACATGACGGTTTTCTATGGGGACAGAGTTTACATTATGGAATTCAAGGTTGTTGAGCTTGAAGGTGAGGAAAAGGCAATTAGCCAACTAAAAGAGAAAAGATATTGGGATAAGTATGCAAATGGGTCAAGGATGGTATATCTTCTTGGGATTGAATTCAGTCGTGAGAGCAGAAACATTGTGGGATTTGATGTTGAAGAAGTAAGGTAA